One window from the genome of Vibrio vulnificus NBRC 15645 = ATCC 27562 encodes:
- a CDS encoding CcdB family protein, which translates to MSQFSLYQNNDKSTATAYPYFVDVQSEMLDTLNTRLVIPLTPVEMLEKKAPTHLCPVIHIDEGDFVILTHQMASVPTKILRDPVNDLSTFRNEIIAAIDFLITGI; encoded by the coding sequence ATGTCACAGTTTTCACTATACCAAAATAACGATAAAAGCACTGCTACCGCTTACCCATACTTTGTTGATGTTCAAAGTGAAATGCTTGATACACTGAATACCCGACTGGTGATTCCATTAACACCGGTTGAAATGTTAGAGAAGAAAGCCCCTACTCACCTATGCCCAGTGATCCACATTGATGAAGGTGACTTCGTAATCCTAACTCACCAAATGGCGAGTGTACCAACTAAGATATTGCGTGATCCGGTAAATGATTTGAGCACTTTTAGAAACGAGATTATTGCTGCTATCGACTTCCTGATTACTGGCATATAA
- the ltrA gene encoding group II intron reverse transcriptase/maturase, which yields MTAFEKVKANKGGAGVDGVTIEDFEKDLKNNLYKIWNRMSSGSYFPTPVAAVSIPKKSGGERVLGIPTVSDRVAQTVVRDKLEIMLEHHFLDDSYGYRVGKSAHDAIEVTRRRCWQYDWVLEFDIKGLFDNIRHDLLMKAVKKHVQLAEESQSRDYQWITLYIERWLVAPLQKADGTQTERELGTPQGGVVSPVLANLFLHYVFDKWLEKNYPDNPWCRYADDGLVHARTKPKAEKLRDELAKRFKECGLEMHPIKTKIVYCKDDIRRGSGKHIEHKQFDFLGYTFRARTNKCKRTGQLYNRFLPAVSMAAKKVMRRQIRELRVRQETQYSLEQLSRWLSPMLNGWINYYGKFRRSELDSVFRHFNKTLVRWARRKFKSLKCHKSRTVAFFDKLSAQCPRLFPHWKFGSARSFT from the coding sequence ATGACTGCGTTCGAGAAGGTAAAAGCCAACAAAGGCGGAGCCGGAGTGGATGGAGTAACGATAGAGGACTTTGAAAAAGACCTTAAAAACAACCTTTACAAGATATGGAACAGAATGTCATCGGGGTCCTACTTTCCCACACCGGTCGCAGCGGTAAGTATACCGAAAAAGTCTGGTGGAGAGAGGGTATTGGGTATCCCAACGGTCAGCGACCGAGTGGCGCAAACTGTGGTAAGAGACAAGCTTGAAATCATGCTCGAGCATCACTTCCTAGATGACTCTTACGGCTATCGAGTGGGTAAATCTGCTCATGATGCGATAGAAGTCACTAGAAGACGATGTTGGCAGTATGATTGGGTACTAGAGTTTGATATCAAAGGTCTCTTTGACAATATTCGTCATGACTTGTTGATGAAAGCGGTAAAGAAACATGTTCAGCTCGCTGAAGAGAGTCAGAGCCGGGATTATCAATGGATAACACTGTACATCGAAAGGTGGTTAGTTGCTCCGTTACAGAAAGCAGATGGGACGCAAACAGAAAGAGAGTTAGGAACGCCACAAGGTGGCGTGGTAAGCCCAGTGCTTGCCAACCTATTTCTTCACTATGTTTTTGATAAATGGCTGGAGAAGAATTATCCAGACAACCCATGGTGTCGATACGCAGATGATGGACTTGTCCATGCAAGGACAAAGCCGAAAGCGGAGAAGTTGAGGGATGAGCTAGCGAAGCGCTTCAAGGAGTGCGGACTGGAGATGCACCCAATTAAGACGAAGATTGTTTACTGCAAAGATGATATTAGACGAGGGTCAGGTAAGCATATAGAGCATAAACAATTTGATTTTCTAGGGTATACCTTCAGGGCCAGAACAAATAAGTGTAAACGTACAGGTCAACTCTATAATCGATTCCTGCCTGCGGTCAGTATGGCAGCAAAGAAAGTCATGCGAAGGCAAATCAGAGAGCTAAGAGTTCGCCAGGAAACGCAGTACAGCTTAGAGCAATTAAGCAGATGGTTAAGTCCAATGCTGAATGGTTGGATAAACTACTACGGAAAGTTCAGGCGAAGCGAATTAGACTCGGTATTCAGACACTTCAACAAGACTTTAGTACGTTGGGCGAGAAGGAAATTCAAATCGCTAAAATGTCACAAAAGTCGAACCGTAGCGTTCTTTGATAAGCTATCGGCTCAATGCCCTAGATTGTTTCCTCACTGGAAATTTGGTTCAGCAAGAAGTTTTACTTGA
- a CDS encoding GNAT family N-acetyltransferase, which produces MNVEFKVINLAQDYDFCVAARKDAYYCSFETFSGFDDFIAGYRERIQERQSEAGWFYIHIWLDGKLVGQLEFRSFSPEPETGYVHLVYLLPEVRGSGLSQQVQVYIETELARAGCDRAVLSVSRTNARALRFYKRNGWVYCCANPKHDETDFYQLQLRA; this is translated from the coding sequence ATGAACGTAGAATTTAAAGTGATCAATTTGGCGCAAGATTATGATTTTTGTGTAGCTGCTCGAAAGGATGCTTACTATTGCAGTTTCGAGACCTTTTCGGGTTTTGATGATTTCATAGCAGGTTATCGAGAACGAATCCAAGAAAGGCAATCTGAAGCAGGTTGGTTTTACATCCATATCTGGTTGGATGGAAAATTGGTAGGGCAGTTAGAGTTTCGTTCCTTTTCACCCGAGCCAGAGACCGGTTATGTTCATTTGGTTTACTTGTTGCCTGAAGTTCGCGGTTCTGGTTTGAGCCAGCAAGTTCAGGTCTACATCGAAACAGAATTAGCACGAGCTGGTTGTGATCGTGCTGTGCTTTCCGTGAGTAGAACGAACGCAAGGGCGTTAAGGTTCTATAAGCGTAATGGTTGGGTATATTGTTGCGCTAATCCGAAGCACGATGAAACCGATTTTTACCAATTACAGCTGCGCGCCTAA
- a CDS encoding type II toxin-antitoxin system CcdA family antitoxin: MRNAYSTQAPKKAANLSLNSELLAEAKRLNINLSATMEKALEKEVNQRRKTEWLEQNADAINACNELTENHGLFSDSYRVF; encoded by the coding sequence ATGAGAAACGCATATAGTACGCAAGCACCCAAGAAGGCTGCAAACTTAAGCTTAAATAGCGAGTTACTCGCTGAAGCTAAGCGCCTAAACATAAACCTCTCGGCAACAATGGAAAAAGCCCTTGAAAAAGAAGTAAATCAGCGCCGTAAGACTGAGTGGTTAGAGCAAAATGCTGATGCTATCAACGCTTGCAATGAACTAACCGAAAATCACGGTCTGTTTTCTGATTCTTATCGAGTATTCTAA
- a CDS encoding DUF1778 domain-containing protein: MATTLPRITARVDVDTQDLLTKAAAIAGMSSINSFVLSAAIEKAKQVIEREQALKLSQADAMLLMEALDRPATQNSKLKAAADRYESKTQ; this comes from the coding sequence ATGGCTACTACTTTGCCTCGCATCACCGCTAGAGTTGATGTCGATACACAAGACTTACTTACTAAGGCTGCCGCGATCGCCGGCATGTCTAGCATCAACTCGTTTGTTCTAAGCGCTGCAATCGAAAAAGCTAAACAAGTCATCGAACGTGAACAGGCTTTAAAACTAAGCCAAGCAGATGCGATGTTGCTCATGGAAGCTTTAGATCGTCCTGCAACACAGAACTCAAAACTAAAAGCTGCTGCTGATCGATACGAGAGCAAAACTCAATGA
- a CDS encoding YiiX/YebB-like N1pC/P60 family cysteine hydrolase: protein MSRIQKVISRTATAQVFREIGGSESRQLDVINQFKQMPDSQLDMFGLYAGITKEHLPIYRAMVRGEKNAFVDGLNTFSDALQPGDIILVLGTAGTSKALLKAQKRVYSKARSSHVIVSQMDFICVDAVPKIGVSPRVIPDLLNDVEADWQVIRCKEVSEKHHETIMKMCAYYLEQPYLIFPSKKPAKKYSYCSELARKIYAESGLEKSGIPTNKIIKPCDFDQLADESQRWEDVTASVKPYIEFCIAHADILRFIAKTYIQGIDLNRQRFKERAETKKSTIKRMKAGEISKEEADRIISAINKTESSLNYKFWDHSQAKA from the coding sequence TTGAGTCGTATTCAAAAAGTAATATCAAGAACAGCTACAGCACAAGTATTCAGAGAAATAGGTGGCAGCGAAAGTAGGCAACTTGATGTTATTAATCAGTTCAAACAAATGCCTGATAGTCAGTTGGATATGTTTGGATTATATGCCGGTATTACAAAAGAGCATTTACCTATCTATAGAGCAATGGTAAGGGGAGAGAAAAATGCATTTGTTGATGGGTTGAATACCTTTAGCGATGCCTTGCAACCTGGCGATATCATCCTTGTTCTAGGAACTGCGGGGACATCAAAGGCGTTATTAAAAGCTCAGAAGCGTGTGTATTCAAAAGCAAGATCCAGCCATGTGATAGTTTCTCAAATGGATTTTATTTGTGTTGATGCTGTGCCTAAAATTGGAGTTTCACCACGAGTTATTCCAGATTTATTAAATGATGTAGAGGCTGATTGGCAGGTTATTCGTTGTAAAGAAGTGAGTGAGAAACATCATGAAACCATAATGAAGATGTGTGCATATTACTTAGAGCAGCCTTACCTTATTTTTCCAAGTAAAAAACCAGCTAAAAAATATTCGTACTGTTCTGAGTTAGCTAGAAAAATCTACGCTGAATCAGGTTTGGAAAAATCTGGCATACCTACAAATAAAATTATTAAGCCTTGCGATTTTGATCAGCTTGCAGATGAAAGTCAGCGCTGGGAAGATGTTACCGCTAGCGTTAAACCGTATATTGAATTTTGCATTGCCCATGCTGATATTTTAAGATTTATAGCTAAAACGTATATCCAAGGTATCGATCTAAACCGTCAAAGGTTTAAAGAGCGTGCTGAGACAAAGAAAAGTACTATTAAACGCATGAAAGCGGGAGAAATCTCGAAAGAAGAGGCTGATAGAATAATTAGTGCAATAAATAAAACAGAGAGTTCACTTAATTATAAGTTTTGGGATCATTCTCAAGCTAAGGCCTAA